A stretch of Mastomys coucha isolate ucsf_1 unplaced genomic scaffold, UCSF_Mcou_1 pScaffold3, whole genome shotgun sequence DNA encodes these proteins:
- the Rrp1b gene encoding ribosomal RNA processing protein 1 homolog B isoform X1, producing MAPAMQSTELQFAQRLASSEKGVRDRAVRKLRQYLSARTQSDTGSFSQEELLKIWKGLFYCMWVQDEPLLQEELANIISQLIHVVNSSEAQHLFIQTFWQTMNREWQGIDKLRLDKYCMLIRLVLRQSFEVLKRNAWEESQITLFLDILMKEILSPESQSPDGVRSHLIDVYLDELSTVGGRELLADQNLKFIDPFCRIAAKTKDHTLVQTVARGVFEAIVDQSACVPEESVEEQKTEADGSGLPADEPAGGKKAALDECLRDGVLGSRERDVCAALKESGSPLQFDYKAVADRLLEIANSKSTPPFNRKRLCRLVRRFQDLSEGNDAQLSFAEENGQALGQKRHKRRRKKLLERAALEKEKGNTVSPAGEEDSGGHIHKRKRKRRKRSHFPPDTQDLDAVAKPVVPSTDCEPDTAQRQAPQAYVTEPTAEARENISEPTPIMPIHKKRKRPRKKKVRAHREICKATTSPQKDMSKNDPVGGHPQSSAAHISSSEGVQVQKRKRKLGALPVSSGDLTVQKAGTPTSPVEGSDGQTTPPQCKGSQKKTACSTLDPCDPSNQKTAVSKKRKKMKLMSNGVLESSAGQIQALGSNRTLKKPLKMEDDFVKFDTRFLPKSLFFRKAKNSSATRPQGPAVQLNKTPSSSKKVTFGLNRNMTAEFKKTDKSILVSPTGLSRVAFNPEQRPLHGVLKTPTSSPASTPLSMKLPATIPKRRPRAADFF from the exons ATGGCTCCCGCCATGCAGTCCACCGAGCTCCAGTTCGCCCAGCGGCTGGCCTCCAGTGAGAAAGGCGTCCGCGACCGCGCCGTGAGGAAGCTGCGGCAGTATCTCAGCGCCAGGACGCAGAGCGACACAG GAAGTTTCAGTCAGGAAGAACTCCTAAAAATATGGAAAGGACTCTTCTACTGTATGTGGGTGCAGGACGAGCCCCTTCTGCAG GAGGAGCTAGCGAACATTATTTCCCAACTCATCCACGTTGTAAACAGCTCGGAGGCTC AGCACCTGTTCATTCAGACCTTCTGGCAGACTATGAATCGAGAGTGGCAAGGGATAGACAAGCTGCGGCTGGACAAGTACTGCATG CTGATCCGCCTGGTCCTGAGGCAGTCCTTTGAAGTGCTCAAGCGGAATGCCTGGGAAGAAAG CCAAATCACACTTTTTCTGGACATCCTGATGAAGGAGATCCTGAGTCCCGAGAGTCAGTCTCCCGATGGAGTGAGATCCCACTTGATTGATGTGTACTTGGATGAGCTGTCCACTGTAGGAGGAAGGGAG CTCTTAGCGGATCAGAACCTCAAGTTCATCGATCCGTTCTGCAGAATTGCTGCCAAGACTAAGGA CCACACGCTGGTCCAGACTGTAGCGAGGGGTGTTTTTGAAGCCATTGTAGATCAGTCTGCCTGTGTACCTGAAGAGTCTGTGGAAGAGCAGAAAACCGAAGCGGATGGCAGTGGCCTCCCTGCGGACGAGCCGGCCGGGGGGAAGAAGGCTG CACTGGACGAGTGCCTCAGAGACGGAGTCcttggaagcagagaaagagatgtCTGTGCAGCCTTGAAAGAGTCAGGGTCACCTCTCCAG TTTGACTATAAGGCTGTTGCTGATCGCCTTCTGGAAATAGCCAACTCGAAGAGCACCCCGCCCTTCAACAGGAAGCGACTCTGCAGACTCGTGAGAAG GTTCCAGGACCTCTCTGAAG GCAATGATGCTCAACTCAGTTTTGCTGAGGAAAATGGTCAAGCCCTCGGTCAGAAAAGgcacaagagaagaagaaagaagctttTAGAGAGAGCTGCCTTAGAGAAGGAGAAAG GAAACACAGTCTCTCCTGCTGGTGAAGAGGACAGCGGAGGCCACATTcacaagaggaaaaggaaaaggaggaagaggagccacTTCCCGCCTGACACTCAGGACCTGGATGCTGTTGCCAAGCCCGTAGTACCGAGTACTGACTGTGAGCCTGACACTGCCCAGAGGCAGGCCCCACAAGCATACGTGACTGAGCCTacagcagaggccagggagaaCATCTCTGAGCCTACACCCATCATGCCCATACACAAAAAAAGGAAACggccaagaaaaaagaaagtgagagccCACAGAGAGATCTGCAAAGCCACCACCTCACCTCAGAAGGACATGTCAAAGAATGACCCTGTCGGTGGGCATCCTCAGAGCTCTGCTGCCCACATTTCTTCCTCAGAGGGTGTCCAAGTCCAGAAAAGGAAACGGAAACTGGGAGCTCTCCCTGTCAGCAGTGGTGACCTAACTGTACAGAAGGCTGGTACCCCAACAAGCCCAGTGGAAGGGAGTGATGGCCAGACTACTCCGCCCCAGTGCAAGGGGTCGCAGAAGAAGACAGCATGCAGCACTCTTGACCCCTGTGATCCGTCCAATCAAAAAACAGCAGTctcaaaaaagaggaaaaaaatgaaactaatgtCAAACGGTGTATTGGAGTCCAGCGCTGGGCAGATCCAAGCTCTG GGAAGCAACAGGACTCTGAAGAAGCCACTAAAAATGGAGGACGACTTTGTCAAGTTTGACACACGATTCTTACCAAAGTCCCTGTTCTTCAGGAAAGCCAAGAACAGCTCTGCCACCCGTCCCCAAGGTCCTGCTGTCCAG CTGAATAAAACACCCTCCAGTTCCAAGAAAGTCACCTTTGGATTGAACAGAAACATGACGGCAG AATTTAAGAAGACAGACAAGAGTATCCTGGTCAGCCCCACGGGCCTCTCCAGAGTGGCCTTTAACCCCGAGCAGAGGCCACTCCATGGAGTGCTGAAGACCCCCACGAGCTCCCCGGCCAGCACTCCTCTGTCTATGAAGCTACCGGCCACCATCCCAAAGAGAAGGCCGAGGGCTGCGGACTTCTTCTGA
- the Rrp1b gene encoding ribosomal RNA processing protein 1 homolog B isoform X2 produces MEELANIISQLIHVVNSSEAQHLFIQTFWQTMNREWQGIDKLRLDKYCMLIRLVLRQSFEVLKRNAWEESQITLFLDILMKEILSPESQSPDGVRSHLIDVYLDELSTVGGRELLADQNLKFIDPFCRIAAKTKDHTLVQTVARGVFEAIVDQSACVPEESVEEQKTEADGSGLPADEPAGGKKAALDECLRDGVLGSRERDVCAALKESGSPLQFDYKAVADRLLEIANSKSTPPFNRKRLCRLVRRFQDLSEGNDAQLSFAEENGQALGQKRHKRRRKKLLERAALEKEKGNTVSPAGEEDSGGHIHKRKRKRRKRSHFPPDTQDLDAVAKPVVPSTDCEPDTAQRQAPQAYVTEPTAEARENISEPTPIMPIHKKRKRPRKKKVRAHREICKATTSPQKDMSKNDPVGGHPQSSAAHISSSEGVQVQKRKRKLGALPVSSGDLTVQKAGTPTSPVEGSDGQTTPPQCKGSQKKTACSTLDPCDPSNQKTAVSKKRKKMKLMSNGVLESSAGQIQALGSNRTLKKPLKMEDDFVKFDTRFLPKSLFFRKAKNSSATRPQGPAVQLNKTPSSSKKVTFGLNRNMTAEFKKTDKSILVSPTGLSRVAFNPEQRPLHGVLKTPTSSPASTPLSMKLPATIPKRRPRAADFF; encoded by the exons ATG GAGGAGCTAGCGAACATTATTTCCCAACTCATCCACGTTGTAAACAGCTCGGAGGCTC AGCACCTGTTCATTCAGACCTTCTGGCAGACTATGAATCGAGAGTGGCAAGGGATAGACAAGCTGCGGCTGGACAAGTACTGCATG CTGATCCGCCTGGTCCTGAGGCAGTCCTTTGAAGTGCTCAAGCGGAATGCCTGGGAAGAAAG CCAAATCACACTTTTTCTGGACATCCTGATGAAGGAGATCCTGAGTCCCGAGAGTCAGTCTCCCGATGGAGTGAGATCCCACTTGATTGATGTGTACTTGGATGAGCTGTCCACTGTAGGAGGAAGGGAG CTCTTAGCGGATCAGAACCTCAAGTTCATCGATCCGTTCTGCAGAATTGCTGCCAAGACTAAGGA CCACACGCTGGTCCAGACTGTAGCGAGGGGTGTTTTTGAAGCCATTGTAGATCAGTCTGCCTGTGTACCTGAAGAGTCTGTGGAAGAGCAGAAAACCGAAGCGGATGGCAGTGGCCTCCCTGCGGACGAGCCGGCCGGGGGGAAGAAGGCTG CACTGGACGAGTGCCTCAGAGACGGAGTCcttggaagcagagaaagagatgtCTGTGCAGCCTTGAAAGAGTCAGGGTCACCTCTCCAG TTTGACTATAAGGCTGTTGCTGATCGCCTTCTGGAAATAGCCAACTCGAAGAGCACCCCGCCCTTCAACAGGAAGCGACTCTGCAGACTCGTGAGAAG GTTCCAGGACCTCTCTGAAG GCAATGATGCTCAACTCAGTTTTGCTGAGGAAAATGGTCAAGCCCTCGGTCAGAAAAGgcacaagagaagaagaaagaagctttTAGAGAGAGCTGCCTTAGAGAAGGAGAAAG GAAACACAGTCTCTCCTGCTGGTGAAGAGGACAGCGGAGGCCACATTcacaagaggaaaaggaaaaggaggaagaggagccacTTCCCGCCTGACACTCAGGACCTGGATGCTGTTGCCAAGCCCGTAGTACCGAGTACTGACTGTGAGCCTGACACTGCCCAGAGGCAGGCCCCACAAGCATACGTGACTGAGCCTacagcagaggccagggagaaCATCTCTGAGCCTACACCCATCATGCCCATACACAAAAAAAGGAAACggccaagaaaaaagaaagtgagagccCACAGAGAGATCTGCAAAGCCACCACCTCACCTCAGAAGGACATGTCAAAGAATGACCCTGTCGGTGGGCATCCTCAGAGCTCTGCTGCCCACATTTCTTCCTCAGAGGGTGTCCAAGTCCAGAAAAGGAAACGGAAACTGGGAGCTCTCCCTGTCAGCAGTGGTGACCTAACTGTACAGAAGGCTGGTACCCCAACAAGCCCAGTGGAAGGGAGTGATGGCCAGACTACTCCGCCCCAGTGCAAGGGGTCGCAGAAGAAGACAGCATGCAGCACTCTTGACCCCTGTGATCCGTCCAATCAAAAAACAGCAGTctcaaaaaagaggaaaaaaatgaaactaatgtCAAACGGTGTATTGGAGTCCAGCGCTGGGCAGATCCAAGCTCTG GGAAGCAACAGGACTCTGAAGAAGCCACTAAAAATGGAGGACGACTTTGTCAAGTTTGACACACGATTCTTACCAAAGTCCCTGTTCTTCAGGAAAGCCAAGAACAGCTCTGCCACCCGTCCCCAAGGTCCTGCTGTCCAG CTGAATAAAACACCCTCCAGTTCCAAGAAAGTCACCTTTGGATTGAACAGAAACATGACGGCAG AATTTAAGAAGACAGACAAGAGTATCCTGGTCAGCCCCACGGGCCTCTCCAGAGTGGCCTTTAACCCCGAGCAGAGGCCACTCCATGGAGTGCTGAAGACCCCCACGAGCTCCCCGGCCAGCACTCCTCTGTCTATGAAGCTACCGGCCACCATCCCAAAGAGAAGGCCGAGGGCTGCGGACTTCTTCTGA